Genomic window (Dictyoglomus thermophilum H-6-12):
TAAAAAGGATAAATCACGCTACTAAAGTTTGGGTTTTTGCGAGAATTATAGGGAAAAGAGAAGCCTTAAATGAAGAGACTCAGCTAATACTTGAAATTTCTGCAATACTTCATGACATTGGTATAAAGGTTTGTGAGGAAAGATATGGTTCTACAGCAGGAAATTTACAAGAACTTGAAGGGCCTAAAGAAGCGATTAAAATTCTTGAGAAATATCCCTTAGACAATAGGATATTAGAAAGAGTGCTATTTCTCATAGGAAATCATCATTCCTATGAGAAGATTGATAATATAGATTTTCAAATTCTTGTGGAAGCAGATTTTCTTGTAAATATCTTTGAAGATAATATAGATAAAAGTACTGTCGAGTATATAAAAGAAAAGTATTTTAAGACTGAGACAGGGAAGTATTTAATGAATATAATGTATGGTTAATTACTTATTTTGGTTAATTTCCTCAGTAATAACCATATACTTACTTTTATATTCAAGAGGCTTTTATTTAAAAATTTTCTCTGTTTTAGTACGAGACTTTTATCTGATAAACGTGATAGATAAGTTTTTATTTATTATTCTCTCTTTTTTTGCTTTAGGTTTTATTATTTATTTTGAAAGTTTTTATAGGAAAAGAGAGCGCGTAAAATCTTATTTAAAATTTTTATTAGTAACGGGTATACAGCTAATAATCTTGTTTCTTTTTCAATTTACACCATATTTACTCTTAAGAACCCCCTTATCTTATAAAGAGGCTATCCTTCTAATTTTAGAATTAATTCTGGGTGGACTATTTATAGGATTTTATATTGTTCACAAGAAATCTCGAGTTTTGTAAATTAAAACCTGATTCTCTTTTTTATTCCAAAGTTTTTAATTAAAAATTTTTAAGGACTGATTTTGACCTTGTGAGGTTTTATTATAGGGGGTGAAACTAAAATTTGGAGGTGAGAGTTTATGAAAAAGTATGTGAATCTTCTTCTCAGTATCCTTTTAATTTCACTTTTCCTCTTTACTACTGGTTTTGCCCAAACAGGGACTAAGGTTTACATTAACAAAGTTAATAGTCCAGATGGGGGATTAATTGAGCCTGCAAAGTCACAACTAATTAACAAGTTGATGGGAAAGGGATTTGTAATTACTGAGAAAAAAGATGAAGCGAATTATTTAATTGATCTTGTAATTGTAAGTGCAAATAGCAA
Coding sequences:
- a CDS encoding HD domain-containing protein, with the protein product MVIEDIYYDLVNYFGKDVKRINHATKVWVFARIIGKREALNEETQLILEISAILHDIGIKVCEERYGSTAGNLQELEGPKEAIKILEKYPLDNRILERVLFLIGNHHSYEKIDNIDFQILVEADFLVNIFEDNIDKSTVEYIKEKYFKTETGKYLMNIMYG